A window from Vulcanimicrobium alpinum encodes these proteins:
- the rpsF gene encoding 30S ribosomal protein S6, with translation MATTVTIDYEVTYILRPNLEEAEVDERADQIAAGVKSRGGEIVGELEKLGKRRLAYEIDDVREGYYVVMKFKSGPEEQKELERQLRLNEAVLRHLIIRRET, from the coding sequence ATGGCCACCACCGTTACCATCGACTACGAAGTCACGTACATTCTGCGCCCCAACCTCGAAGAAGCCGAGGTCGACGAACGGGCCGACCAGATCGCCGCCGGCGTGAAGAGCCGCGGCGGTGAGATCGTCGGCGAGCTGGAAAAGCTCGGCAAGCGCCGCTTGGCGTACGAAATCGACGACGTCCGCGAGGGCTACTACGTCGTGATGAAGTTTAAGAGCGGCCCCGAGGAGCAGAAGGAACTCGAGCGCCAGCTCCGGCTCAACGAAGCCGTCCTGCGCCACCTTATCATCCGCCGGGAAACCTAA